Below is a genomic region from Henckelia pumila isolate YLH828 chromosome 3, ASM3356847v2, whole genome shotgun sequence.
tacaacaagagcagagcaatctgttggtgtccataatctcgcttcgagattggaggtaaaaatttataattgttaattaatttttacacacacaatttaatcgtaaaagttttgatacccattatggaatcgttccatataaaaatttttaaacttccgctgcaccgggtatcaattctgattgatctgatcgccgcgttctccaacacaagCATCATATGGCAAAGAAAGATAGACAGTGATAAAATGTTAAGCCTTTAATGATGCAATCATATTCCTCTTTTGCTTGTTCAAATCTACCGTAAAATAATGgcttaaatatttatttcaaacttGGTTGAAGACTCCACTTATGGTCCTAATATGGCCACAAGCTATCATCACATGATATTAATCTGCAACTTCAAGTATTTTAAGAATTTACTTTAAAATACCCTGCCGCAAGGAAACCACTACATTTGATGCATACATTTAGAGCTTGCTGAGAAACATGGCACATATCTATGCTTTGTCTTCTATGTTAGCACTCTCCATCTCGTATTCATAGTTATTGACTGGGACAGTAATTGAATCAAAGATAAATTCACATGGCATAGCATAAAAAAAGTAATGAATACCTAGTTTGAAAGCTAAAAGGAACCAGTAAAAATCCAAATTCCATAATAAACAAACTTGgatttcatttaattttaacTCAGTTCTGAATTTGCATGCTAGAATAGATGGTTATACCTGTTGTGGGCCCAAAAGAAGAGAGTCGTGTAGAGGGGGAGGAACCCAACTGTATTTGTTTATTCTAAAAGAAAAAAGGCTCACAAACACTCGTGAGAGGTGGGTAGAGTACATGGAGAGAATAGGGCAGGGCTACTGGAATCAGTTGTTTCTTTTTCTCCAGTAACACATACAAGTTGTAAAGAAAAATTTTCTTATGGGTTTCTTTCCTTTCAATTCAGCAGAATATATATTCATCAACTTTGAACTAAAAAACTTTTTGTGAAATATAAAATCGTGGTTACAACAATAACCAAGGAGTTTTAAAGATTGTAATTtgtaaacaaaaaaatttgatttggcATCACCATCAACACAACACATACCACTGAACATCTTTCTATCTTTCTATTCCATTATATTAAAAATCTGTATTAATTAATAGAGACAAAAAAAATTGTAGGTTGGTGTggctaaaataaaaaatagcaaCAGGGTCCCTCaaagtttttgaaaattatgatattacccatattttaatataaatcaaatttaagtaaaaaaaattgtacaagcacgcaacgcgtgtgtaGGAGCACTACTGCACTAGTTCAAATAAACCAGGAATAAGGATAATGTGACTCAACTAAAACACAAACAAAATTGATCAAAGACAAAATGGCAAGGATGGTACCTTGATCTCACAAAGCACCACCGTCATTGCACCCATCACATGAACTACACCTCGAAAAAGATGGCATGCATCACCTTCAGCAGTCCAAGCCCAAAATGTCAAGCAATAGTACGCAATAAATATGTTAAGCTCGACAACCTCCTTGAAACAGAAACTCTCTTTCTGCAACAAACCCACAAATacattaacaaaataattatgcTTGTTAAATGATCAAGGCTGCCAATAATATTAAATCATTTGTCTAACTTCTGTGTCATTGTAGAATTTCAAGGCTAATGACGCCAAGCAGTTGAGTTTTTCTTGCCCATCGACATCAATATGTGTGATCCCTGCACCGAGGTCACAATCACACCGGTCGAAATGTGTATCACACAACTGTCAAAATATAATGTAGAGTGTTAACCTGAATGAATATCGAATAAAATAATACAGTAAAAACTATAAAACTCAAAGGAACAAATCACATGTAGTAGAAGCAAGGAACAACATACATCACGCAGTGCCCACGACATTGAATGAGCTATTGGACAATTCCCTGCAAAAATAGTATCTCATTCAACTGAACCCATTTTCTTTGATAACTAAATCTCATATGCACGGAAAATTCAATGATTTTTACCTAAAAATACAGTCAACCGGTAATCAACCCAGAATAGTAAGGCGCAACACTCGTAATTCAGGttaatatatttatagtagCAAACATTATTGTTAAGATATAGAATACCTTAAAAATAGATTTTAAACATAAGCATGAAATAGCCATCTCAAAAGGGTATATACTATGTAGCACAGATActcctgttttttttttttgaagtatcGGATACGGATACGATACAGATACGGATACGATACGCAAATACGCGTATCGGATACGGTAAAAAATATGTCATTGACTTTTTTGAAGTTTGACCAGTCCGATACGGCGAGGATACGGCACGGACACGGCACGGATACGGCATGAACACGGCTGGGATACGTTTGGGCTCAAattgcaaaaaaattaaaatttctagGGTTAAATTGAAAACCAATAGACTTCTGAGGgctatttaataaatatactaAAATTAATTGGGCCTAAAAAGCCCTAAGTAGTCTAACTCCTGCGATTATTTTTCTGCCCATCCATCGCCCATCCATCGTCATTCGTCAAGCATCCGACTCATCCCAATTCCCAACACCGATCGCCAGACGCTGTCCCGCCACCACTCGCCGCCGCTCCCCGACTCGCCGCCGCTCCCTGCTTCTCTCTTTCTGGtatgcttttttttttctcccttTCTGaacgtttttttttcttttttcttctgAAATCAGTGGCCACTACCTAGATTAATTTTTCTCCTGCAGCCCATCGCTCGCCGTCGCCACCACTCGCCGCCGCTCCCCTCTGCTCGCCGTCCCCTGCTGCTGCACTCCACTCTCCCTTTCTGGTACGTTTTCTTTTCCTCCCTTTGtgatacatttttttttctttttgattcTGAAATGCCCAGATTATTTTTTGCTTTTTGGGATGTATCTTGATCTTCTCAATTGTTGTTTCTAGCAGAAAAGTCTTGATTGATATTGTACATTAGGCAGTAGGCAGTAGGTTGTACATTATGCACTAAGCAGTAGGTTGTTTCTTTGTTGGAAAGTCTATTGATCGATATGTTTGTATTATTTTCAGCCTATTTGTCATGGAAAGCTTTGAAAATGAGAGTGGACAGGAGGATGTTGATGATTATTCTCCTTTGTGGAGATTTGTAACCAAGGTGGAAAAGGAAACTGGAGGTGGAAATGTCACTTGGTCATGCAACATATGTACTAAATTGTGCAAAGGATCATATACAAGGGTGAAAGCACACCTTTTAAAACAAAAAGGCGTTGGAATTGCTGGTTGTACGGCTGTTACAATGGACCAAATGAAGCGTATGCAACAGCTTGTGGATGATGCAG
It encodes:
- the LOC140891465 gene encoding uncharacterized protein, whose product is MSWALRDLCDTHFDRCDCDLGAGITHIDVDGQEKLNCLASLALKFYNDTEKESFCFKEVVELNIFIAYYCLTFWAWTAEGDACHLFRGVVHVMGAMTVVLCEIKSITMNTRWRVLT